The following are encoded together in the Platichthys flesus chromosome 9, fPlaFle2.1, whole genome shotgun sequence genome:
- the mpnd gene encoding MPN domain-containing protein produces the protein MGSEPPSPPQVVEDGGEEDEEELSGGEEAELRSSSGRGSLLTRRGITLRVLLKDGLVEPGDGVLAIHYLGKNFVGDLLNDGKIRWVETGQIFNSPSAWATHCKRLVNPAKKSGCGWASVRYRGQKLVQYKTTWLHKYQPSADMSLVSEEDDDEDEEEGKTAVQADEKNKNGKPGLSDIMVSRRTDRERIPVRYCTLGTRDAARDLHTLVELSAFSAINRFQPFNVAVSSNVLLLMDFHCHLTTSEVVGYLGGRWDTNTQLLTVLRAFPCRTRLADRDHASAVEEEICQNLFMRGLSLVGWYHSHPRGPALPSLQDIDSQMDHQLRLQGSNNGFQPCLGIICGPYYHGNQGVASTITPFWVVPPPEQRPNDYGIPVAVEVTYVQDNFLTSDVLNEMMLLVDYYRAAPDVVQFSQYWCPDTTMMDKIKGSLSCHAPKDQAYSQILEHVYSQLGSMP, from the exons ATGG gCTCAGAGCCACCCAGCCCACCACAGgtggtggaggatggaggagaggaggatgaggaggagctgagcgGAGGGGAGGAGGCAGAACTGAGGTCCAGCTCCGGCCGGGGCTCCCTGCTGACCCGAAGGGGCATCACCCTGAGGGTTCTGCTGAAGGACGGCCTGGTGGAGCCAGGGGACGGCGTGCTGGCCATCCACTACCTG ggTAAGAACTTTGTTGGGGACCTCTTGAATGATGGGAAGATCCGATGGGTGGAGACGGGTCAGATCTTCAACTCTCCCAGTGCCTGGGCGACTCACTGCAAACGTCTGGTCAACCCGGCCAAGAAGTCAGGCTGTGGCTGGGCGTCGGTACGATACCGGGGGCAGAAGCTGGTCCAGTACAAAACCACCTGGCTGCACAAGTACCAGCCCAGCGCAGACATG AGCCTGGTGAGTGAGGAGGATGACgacgaggatgaagaggaggggaaaacgGCCGTGCAAGCAGATGAGAAGAACAAGAACGGCAAACCTGGATTAAGTG ATATCATGGTTTCTCGAAgaactgacagagagagaattcCTGTCAGGTATTGCACGTTGGGCACCAGAGACGCTGCCAG AGATCTGCACACTCTAGTGGAGCTGTCGGCCTTCTCAGCCATCAACAGATTTCAGCCTTTCAACGTGGCCGTGTCCAGTaatgttctgctgctgatg GACTTTCACTGTCACCTGACCACCAGTGAGGTGGTGGGATACCTCGGAGGACGGTGGGACACCAACACACAAT TGCTGACAGTCTTAAGGGCTTTCCCCTGTCGGACCAGGCTGGCGGATAGAGACCATGCTTCTGCTGTTGAGGAGGAG ATCTGTCAGAACCTGTTCATGCGCGGGCTGTCGTTGGTGGGCTGGTACCACAGTCACCCCCGAGGTCCGGCTCTGCCCTCGCTGCAGGACATTGACTCCCAGATGGACCACCAGCTGAGGCTGCAGGGTTCAAACAACGGCTTCCAGCCCTGTCTGGGCATCATTTGTG GACCATATTATCACGGCAATCAAGGTGTGGCTTCCACAATTACTCCATTCTGGGTCGTACCACCACCTGAG CAACGGCCCAATGACTACGGCATCCCAGTGGCTGTGGAGGTCACCTACGTACAAGACAACTTCCTCACCAGTGACGTCCTGAATGAGATG ATGCTGCTGGTCGACTACTATAGGGCGGCTCCCGACGTCGTCCAGTTCAGCCAGTACTGGTGCCCGGATACGACCATGATGGACAAGATCAAG GGCTCCCTGAGCTGCCATGCCCCCAAAGACCAGGCCTACTCGCAGATCTTGGAGCATGTCTACAGTCAGCTGGGCAGCATGCCCTGA
- the sh3gl1b gene encoding SH3-domain GRB2-like 1b isoform X1: protein MSVAGLKKQFYKASQMVSEKVGGAEGTKLDEDFRDLERKVDVTSKAVVEVISKTSEYLQPNPASRAKLSMLNTMSKIRGQVKNPGYPQAEGLLGECMGKYGRELGEETNFGGALVDVGEAMKRMAEVKDSLDIDVKQNFIDPLQGLCDKDLREIQHHLKKLEGRRLDYDYKKKRQGKIPDEEVRQALEKFHESKEVAETSMYNLLETDIEQVSQLSSLVESQLQYHRQAVQVLDELSDKLRERMNEAQSQPRREYTPKPKPIYDFGEDNHSNGGYSTSMAPPPSCNSEPSFHSARLSSRKPRLSPEQPSCKALYDFDPENEGELGFREGDIITLTNQIDENWYEGMLNSQSGFFPLNYVDVLVPLPQ, encoded by the exons ATGGTAAGTGAGAAAGTCGGAGGAGCAGAAGGAACTAAACTAGATGAAGACTTCAGAGACTTGGAACGG AAAGTAGATGTGACCAGTAAAGCAGTAGTGGAGGTCATCTCCAAAACATCAGAGTACCTTCAGCCCAACCCAG CATCTCGTGCCAAACTGTCCATGTTGAACACCATGTCAAAGATCCGTGGTCAGGTGAAGAACCCAGGTTATCCTCAGGCTGAGGGGTTGTTAGGAGAGTGTATGGGCAAATATGGACGGGAACTGGGAGAGGAAACAAACTTTG GCGGAGCACTTGTAGACGTAGGAGAGGCCATGAAGAGAATGGCAGAAGTGAAAGACTCTCTAGACATCGATGTTAAGCAGAACTTCATTGATCCGTTGCAAGGGCTCTGTGACAAAGACCTCAGAGAGATACAG CACCACCTGAAGAAGCTTGAGGGTCGTCGCCTTGACTATGACTACAAGAAAAAGCGTCAGGGCAAGATCCCAGATGAGGAGGTCCGACAGGCCCTGGAGAAGTTTCACGAGTCAAAGGAAGTGGCCGAGACCAGCATGTACAACTTGTTGGAGACTGAT atCGAGCAGGTAAGCCAGCTCTCGTCTCTGGTGGAGTCCCAGCTGCAGTACCACAGGCAGGCTGTTCAGGTGCTGGATGAGCTTTCTGACAAACTCCGTGAAAG GATGAATGAGGCTCAGTCTCAACCGAGACGGGAATACACACCTAAACCCAAACCTATCTATGACTTTGGAGAAGACAACCATTCAAACGGCGGATACTCAACATCGATGGCCCCTCCACCCTCATGTAATTCAG agcCGTCTTTTCACTCGGCCAGATTGTCCTCTCGCAAACCCAGATTGT CACCGGAGCAGCCGAGCTGTAAGGCGCTGTACGACTTTGATCCGGAGAACGAGGGCGAGCTGGGCTTCCGCGAGGGCGACATCATAACCCTGACCAATCAGATCGACGAAAACTGGTACGAGGGCATGCTGAACAGCCAGTCGGGGTTCTTCCCCCTCAACTATGTCGACGTCCTCGTCCCGTTGCCACAATAA
- the sh3gl1b gene encoding SH3-domain GRB2-like 1b isoform X2: MSVAGLKKQFYKASQMVSEKVGGAEGTKLDEDFRDLERKVDVTSKAVVEVISKTSEYLQPNPASRAKLSMLNTMSKIRGQVKNPGYPQAEGLLGECMGKYGRELGEETNFGGALVDVGEAMKRMAEVKDSLDIDVKQNFIDPLQGLCDKDLREIQHHLKKLEGRRLDYDYKKKRQGKIPDEEVRQALEKFHESKEVAETSMYNLLETDIEQVSQLSSLVESQLQYHRQAVQVLDELSDKLRERMNEAQSQPRREYTPKPKPIYDFGEDNHSNGGYSTSMAPPPSCNSAPEQPSCKALYDFDPENEGELGFREGDIITLTNQIDENWYEGMLNSQSGFFPLNYVDVLVPLPQ, translated from the exons ATGGTAAGTGAGAAAGTCGGAGGAGCAGAAGGAACTAAACTAGATGAAGACTTCAGAGACTTGGAACGG AAAGTAGATGTGACCAGTAAAGCAGTAGTGGAGGTCATCTCCAAAACATCAGAGTACCTTCAGCCCAACCCAG CATCTCGTGCCAAACTGTCCATGTTGAACACCATGTCAAAGATCCGTGGTCAGGTGAAGAACCCAGGTTATCCTCAGGCTGAGGGGTTGTTAGGAGAGTGTATGGGCAAATATGGACGGGAACTGGGAGAGGAAACAAACTTTG GCGGAGCACTTGTAGACGTAGGAGAGGCCATGAAGAGAATGGCAGAAGTGAAAGACTCTCTAGACATCGATGTTAAGCAGAACTTCATTGATCCGTTGCAAGGGCTCTGTGACAAAGACCTCAGAGAGATACAG CACCACCTGAAGAAGCTTGAGGGTCGTCGCCTTGACTATGACTACAAGAAAAAGCGTCAGGGCAAGATCCCAGATGAGGAGGTCCGACAGGCCCTGGAGAAGTTTCACGAGTCAAAGGAAGTGGCCGAGACCAGCATGTACAACTTGTTGGAGACTGAT atCGAGCAGGTAAGCCAGCTCTCGTCTCTGGTGGAGTCCCAGCTGCAGTACCACAGGCAGGCTGTTCAGGTGCTGGATGAGCTTTCTGACAAACTCCGTGAAAG GATGAATGAGGCTCAGTCTCAACCGAGACGGGAATACACACCTAAACCCAAACCTATCTATGACTTTGGAGAAGACAACCATTCAAACGGCGGATACTCAACATCGATGGCCCCTCCACCCTCATGTAATTCAG CACCGGAGCAGCCGAGCTGTAAGGCGCTGTACGACTTTGATCCGGAGAACGAGGGCGAGCTGGGCTTCCGCGAGGGCGACATCATAACCCTGACCAATCAGATCGACGAAAACTGGTACGAGGGCATGCTGAACAGCCAGTCGGGGTTCTTCCCCCTCAACTATGTCGACGTCCTCGTCCCGTTGCCACAATAA